In the genome of Anabaena cylindrica PCC 7122, the window TTTGGTTGCAATCATCAATACTAAACAGGTGTTTTTACCATTTATTTGTATTTTTGAGGATTACCCACAATGACATCTATAGGCATAGCTGCTACTCAAATTTCAATCAGCACAATTATTCCTCTGCTGATTGCTATTAATGATCGTGATTATCTACAGTTTAAAGAATTGGAAAAAACCTTTGTTTCCCAGAATAACGTTGAAGTTTGGCAAGATGTTTTTAATTTCCGCATTTTACCAGCACTTGATCACCAATCTAAAAAATGGCTATTAGAAGCGTGGTGTGCTGAAGGAATTGTTAGTGTGAAGGATTTAGTTTGATAGTATAGCAGTCAATTATGGAAGTAGGGGTAAAGCGCAGTGCTAAACCCCTACACCTAAACCCTAATTCCAAAAAACTATGGTTTTCAACCTAAACGGTTACAAAATTATTAATTCCTAGGGTTCCCGTTAAACCAGTTACTTCAATAATGGCATCAGCAGCAGCATTAAAACCAGCCGTAGCATCGTTAATAGCCACAAAGGTACGGGTTCCAAAGCTAAATTTCGCTGCAAAATTTGCACTAAAATTAGCTGTTGTTAATTTAGTACTAATTCCCGCAGCATCAAGAGTTGCAACAGTTCCCGCAGTAGTAAAACCAGATCGTGTATTAGTAACAAGAAATAAATCATTGCCAGTGGTAGCATTAAAATCGGTGATAATGTCAAAGTTATTTAAAAGAGAATTGGTAAGGGTTTTGTAGCTAAATCGGTCAGTTCCTACTCCACCAAACAGGGTATCTTTACCAACACCACCAGTTAAGATATTATTACCACCATTACCCTTAATCACATTATTTCCGGCATTACCTGTGCCATTAATATTTGCAGTTCCTGTTAAAGTCAGGTTTTCTACATTAGTTGGTAGGATAGTAGTCACAGATGCAGTAAGAGTATCAGTTATAGTTGTCGTTACTTGTTTGACTGTACCCAAGCTGGCATTTCCAGGAGATGAAAGTGTCAGAGTAAAAGTTTCATTTGCTTCATTGAGGGAATTATTGAGAATGGGAATATTGATGATTTGAGTTTTTACCCCTGGGTTAAAAGTCAAGGTTCCCGTAGTGTTGGTATAGTCTGACCCTGCTGTAGCTGTACCGTTGCTAGTTGCATAGTTCACGGTAATAGTTTGAGTGCTGGTGTTAGATAGAGTAACGGTATAAGCTGCGTTTTGTGGACTGGTTCTACCTTCAACTATTGCCTGGTTTGCACTGAGGTTAATGGTGACAGATGGTGCTACATCATCATTAGTAACATTTCCTGTAACGGCAGTGGTTGTACCAACGGTGTAACCTGTGCCTGTCGCTAAAGTTAAAGCCACGGTTTCGTTAGCTTCAACAGTGGTATCGGCTGTTGGGTTTATTGTTAGGGTTGTTGTACTCGAACCAGCAGCAAAAATGATGGTTTTTCCTGTTCCGGGTGTTGCCCCTGTATAGTCGCTACTGTTGGCTGTACCAGCAATGCTATAGTTAACGGTTAGGGAATTGGTGGTGCTGCCTGTGCGGGTGAAGGTATAAACTAGATTGCTAGTTCCATCTTCGGTGACGCTAGTTGGTGTTACAGCTAGAGTAATATTAGTATTCAACGGTTGTCCGTTAAGTCCATAAATACGTGCAATGGCACCTGTTAAACCTGCATTGTAATCAAGGGCAACTTCGTTGGTAACATAGTTAGTGCGATCGTCTGAGTAGCTGTTATCGTTAGCTTGGTTGGGTCCACCTACCATTGCACCATAAAGGACGTTGCGATTAACAACTGGATCGTTAATGTTATTTGTCAGAGAACCGTGGGAACCACGATGATGGGGATTTTGAGGTGAATTATTACCAAAGCCAACCATATAGCTACGTTGGTTGGGATTATCACCTAAAATGTAATCAATTTGGCTTTCTGCAAAAGTGGAATAAAGTTTATTTGGATCGTTCACCGTATCAGCATACACACCTGCAACAAAAGCAGTATTTGCGGCGTAGCGAAGAGAACCCCACTGATTTAACCATGCCAGTCCACCGGGTGTGTATGTGACTCCTGTACCGTTTTTATTAGTCCAGAAACCAAGCCATTTTTCTACTTCAGTCCGATAACGAATGTTGGTACTTTCTTGGGCGAGAAGAACCATTGCACCATAGGATTTATCATCCCATGTTTGAGTCCATGTACCTAAATTGAGATTTGTAGAGTAGTTTTCGGCTTTGCTAAGATAGGTTGTGTTCGCATTTCCTGCTGCTTTAGTTGCTTTGTACAGCCATGTTGCAGCCCAAATTAGTTCGTCGTTATATCCGTAGGAGTTGTAAAACTTGGCGGCATCGGTAATGGAGTCAGAATATTTACCTTTATAGGTTTCGGCAAAGGCAAATAATTGAATAGCATTTTGTAGGAGACGATCAGCGTAAGTGACATTTGTGGATCGGAAAATAATTGATGCAGATGCTAAAGCTGCGGCTGCTTCCCCTGCCAGATCAGAACCTGGTTTAGTCGCATCTATTTTGAAGGCAGGGCGTGCCATGGTCATCTTTTCGGGGGGACCCCAAAAGGCGTGATCGCTATCGCCTAATCCTACCTGTCCCCAAAATCCTGTGGTAATGTTACCGTTGGTGACGTGGGCTTTGAGGATGTAATCGGTTCCCCATTTGATAGCATCCATGATTTCGTCTAGTTGTCCACTTTGCTGATAGGCGTTGCGATACTGAACAGCCCCCCAACTCAGCATTGTCATGGAACTAGCCATGGGAAAACCAAATTTGACATGATCTCCGGCATCATAGTAGCCGCCTGTTAGATCAACTCCAACATCTGCACCATCATTGAGTGCGGAATCACCACGCCAAGGAACTCGGTTTGTGGCTTCATTTAAGTTCCCAGAACGTTGGGCTTCATAAAATAAAATTGATTTCTCTAAAGCTTCACTATAATTAAATCCAACATTATTATTAATATTACTGCTAATTGTGCCGATGACAGGGGTTGTATTTGCGATCGCATATCCGTTACCACTAAAGAGAGTGAGGATAATTGTTTCATCAGATTCCACAATGGTATCTGGGATGGGATCAAGGCTGAGAGTGGCACTACTTGCACCCGCCGCAAAGTTAATAGTTCCTGTGGTAGTAGTGAAATTTGCTGCACCGTTTTGATTGTAGTCGGTATTCAAGGTGGCTGTACCACCAACTTTATAGTTCACTGTTAGGACGCTGGCTGTGCTACCTGTGCGAGTGAAAGTATAAACGAGGTTGGCACTTCCATTTTCACTGACAATGCTAGGAGATAACGCTAGATTAATGACGGGAAGTGCAGTATCAATCAGAGTTATGGTTTGATCTGAAAATTGGATTTTCTCAATATCGTATAATTTATCAATTCCGTCACCATTGCTGATCAAATGAGTAATGGTATAAAGTCCATTGGAGTTACTCAGCTGATATTGAGAACGAGTACCAGCGTAGACTGCTGTATCATTACCTGCACCGCCGTAGAGGATATCATTGTCTGCACCACCTTCTAAACGGTCATCTCCTTGTTCCCCAAACAAGGCATCCTCACCTCTCCATCCTCTCAGGGTATCATTCCCTAAACCACCAAATAAGCGATCGCCATGATAGTCATTACCATCAATAACATCATTGGCATTAACTGTGTTAAAAATGAAGTCAGTTGCTTGCAGTTGAGTGTAATTAATCCCATTCAGCTGTAACTTGGATTCAAGTCCGTCAGCATAAGTTTTAATCAGCGCATTATTTTGTCCATCATTACTCAGGAGTATTTGCAGGGTAGCCCAATCAGCAATGTTAAGTTTTGTAATATCAACTTTGTCCTGTCCCCGAACAAAATCTATAACGATATCATTATTGTTTTGATATCGCTGATATCGGTCAAAATCAAACACGAATGTATCGTTACCTGCACCGCCGTAGAGGATATCATTCTCTGCACCACCCTCTAAACGGTCGTTTCCTTGCTCCCCAAACAAGATATCCTCACCTCTAAATCCTTTGAGGGTATCATTTCCTAACCCACCGAATAAGCGATCGCCATTGTAATCATCACCATCGATAGTATCATTGGAATTAACTGTATTGAAGATAAAATCAGTAGTTTGTAGTTGAGTAGAATTGATGCCATTGAGTTTTAATTGGGACGCATAACCACCATAATAAGTGGTAATTAAGGCATTATTTTGTCCATCATTACTAATGAGCGTTTGCAGAGTAGACCAAGCACTAATATTCAGGTTTTTAATATCAATTTTGTCCTGTCCCTGAACAAAATCCATGACTACATCATAATTGTTTTGATACCGTTCAAAATCAAATACGAATACATCATTACCCGCACCACCGTAAAAGGTATCATTGCCTCTCAAGCCCTGAATCACATCATTTCCTGAAGTTCCAGTAATAGTATCATTACCATTAGTGCCTGTAAAATTCTGCTGTTCTACCTGAATGATTTGCCCATTTACAGCTATCGTCGTGTGATCATCCTCAGCCTTTAAAGCCTCTAAAATTTCAATATCCAAACTATAACCCTGTACTAACTCAGCAAAAATCGCCCCTTCATCTCCTGCGCTATCTGTTAAATTAATTTGAGCATCTATAAAATGTCCAATTTCCTCTAATAAAACCGCGTTAATAGTTGCTGTTGTGGCATTAGCAATAAGGATATTTGACAGATAAATCTTATTAGTGCTACTGGCATAAGCCCCATTAGCACCACCAAGAATGCTACTATCAACAATCTCAATTTGCGGAAGTTGACTAAAATCACCAGCTTGCCACTGTAAACGCAGATTTTCCGCGAAACTACGATTGTATTGCGTACCAAAAGCGGTATCGAAAACCTGCCAGAAATTATCTAAACCAGAAAATGCGCTGAGTTGATTGTATGTCAGCGTCAGGGCAGCGTTTTTCCATGAAGTAGTAGCCATTGGGTTAAATCTCCTAAATGGTTAAATCAGTTTATTTACGGTTGATACTTGGGATAATATTTGTACGAATATATAGCAGGTGACAGAGCTAAAAGTCTTTTGGTGTCTAAGTTTTATCATTAGTTGATGTCCTAACTGCCTTGTCCGTTGCTATAGCTGCTCGAAAAGCAACTTACTGTTGCTGTAATTATGGAAGCATAATCCAGATTTAGGGTGCGTCAACCTGGTGTAACGCACCCATATATCTAAGCAATCAGACTAAAATCGCTACTAGCAAGGGTAATATCAAGATTCCCTAAACGGGCAAACTCAAACACCTTACCTACACCCAGAACATTTCCATCTTGGTTATAGAAGAGGCTACCAGTACTTTGACTATAAACAATCCGAGCAGCATTTGCATTGACTAATGCATCATCAGAGACAACTGCAAAGTTAGTTAAAGCCTGTCCCACAGTGTTAGTAATAGCCGTGAATGTGCTTTTACTCAGAACAATTTTATCTTGTCCGGCATCAAACTGGGTAATGTAATCAACGCCTAAACTAGTGCTAAATACTCCATTGCCTTGGAAACGATATTGATCATTACCGACTCCACCATTGAGAAGATCATCGCCTAGTCCTCCCCAGAGAATATCATTTCCTGCTAATCCTTGCAGTTGGTCATTGCCTTCACCACCAATGAGAAGGTTATCGAGGGCATTACCCGTGAGACGGTTATTACCTGTGCCACCTGTAGCATTTTCGATGACGTTGTTGGCAGAGAGAATGAGTTTCAGATTACTATTAACAGTCTGTGAGGTGATTACTCCCAAATTCACATTTACTGAGGCAGTAGTACCACTAAAGTCAATAGTATCAATTCCTCCTGTTGTAGTTTCGATAATCCTGTCGGTTCCTAAAGCAGTATTAGCAACAAAAGAGTATGTATCATTACCATTCAGACCTGTCAGGGTATTATTAGCTTGATTACCCTTAAAGACGTTATCGCCGGCATTACCTGTACCGTTAATAGCCGTTGTGCCTGTTAAAGTCAGGTTTTCTACGTTGGTTGGTAAGGTAGTGGTAGCAGAAGCAACGAGGGTATCGGTTATGGTTGTAATGGCACTGGTTTTAGTCCCTAAACTGGCATTGGTAGGAGATGTCAGCGTTAGGGTAAAGGTTTCATCTGCTTCATTGATACCATCATTGACAATGGGAATATTGATGACTTGAGTTTTGATTCCAGGGTTGAAGGTTAATGTTCCTGTAGTGTTGGTATAGTCTGAACCCGCTATAGCTGTACCGTTACTAGTTGCATAGTTCACGGTAATGGTTTGGTTGCTGGTGTTGGAAAGAGTAACAGTGTAGGTAAGGTTTTGTGGACTGGTTCTTCCTTCAACAATTGTCTGGTCAGCACTAAGATTGATGGTGACAGATGGTGCTACATCATCATTGGTAATAGTTCCCGTTACCGCTGCGGTTGTGCCAATAGTGTAACCTGTGCCAGCAGCCAAAGTTAAAGCCACGGTTTCATCAGCTTCAACTGTGGTGTCTGCTGTGGGGTCTACAGTTAAGGTTGCTGTACTCGAACCAGCTGCAAAGGTAATAGTTCCGGTAGTGCTAGTAAAGCTGGCTGCACCTGTTTGGGTATAGTCTGTGTTGAAAGTGGCTGTTCCACCAACGGTATAGTTGACGGTTAAGGCATTGGCGGTGCTGCCAGTTCTGGTAAAGGTGTAACCTAGATTGGTAGTTCCATCTTCGGTGACACTGGCAGGAGATACAGCTAGGGTGATGTTGGATGGAACAACTGTTGAGGTGATGGGAACAGACAGCTGATTACCATTAGTATCGAATAAGGCTATGTAGCTATCTGTCCCTCCCTGATTAGTATAGCTGGGGAAACTGCCATACTCAGTCCAACCACTAACGTATATATTGCCCTGGTTATCAATACTCAAACCATTAGCATAATCATTTGAGTTTGTACCAAATTGCTTAACCCAGAGTCTCGTCCCACTGGTGTTATATTTCGCCAGAAAGCCGTCATAGCCTCCTAAAGCAGTATTTCCTGCAAATTGACCACCAGTCCAACCTGTAACATAAGTATTACCAGCGCTATCTGTTTTGGAGGCAATAGAATAGTCTTCGGAGGTTGTCCCAAATTGTTTAACCCAAGCCAATGTTCCTGTGCTGCTATATTTGGCAACAAAACCATCATAAGAACCTAAACTGGTGTTACCACTGAAAGTACCATCAGTATAGCCAGTAATAAAGGCATTTCCTGTACTATCGTAACTAATGCCATTGATATTGGCATAATTATTTCCAGATGAACCGAGTTGTTTAACCCAAGCTTGAGTTCCACTGGAGTCGTATTTACTGACAAAGACATCATAACCACTAGCATTGGTATTTCCAGCAAATGCCCCTGCTGTTGAGCCTAAAACATAGATATTATTGTTACTATCTACGCTAACGCCTATTGTTTCATCATCTTGGTCTGTACCAAACTGTTTGATCCAGGTTTGAGTACCATTAGTGTCGTATTTGGCAATATAAGCGTCATAGGCTCCTTGGGTGACATTACCAGCAAATGCACCATAGGTTTTACCAACTATATAGCTATTGCCATTACTATCAACACTAATTCCGAAAGAAGTGTCATCGGCAGCAGTACCAAATTGTTTTACCCAAGCTAGGGTTCCCGCCGAAGTATATTTAGTAATAAACCCATCGTTACTACCGAGATTGGTAGCCCCCGCAAAAGCTCCATTGGTGTAGCCAGCGGTATAAACATTGCCAGCACTATCATTACCAGTTCCAATGGCATAATCAGTACCAGAAGTACCGAACTGTTTAATCCAGGCTTGACTGCCATCGGGGTTGTATTTGGTAATATAGCCATCATCGTTGCCAGCGTTAGTATTTCCAGCAAAAGCCCCAGTGGTAAAGCCTGCTGCAAAAATACTGCCGCTACTGTCATTGCTGACTCCACTATTTTGCTCTTGACCAGATGTTCCAAACTGTACTGGCCAGGGATTGGTTGAGGCTGCAACTTGTAAAGTGTAGTTGGCATTATTCCCAGCAGCAGGTCGGAAGACTTTGACGTAATATGTTCCAGCGTCAACTATGGAACTCACAATTTCATCAGCAGTTCCGGCTTTAATACCTTGGGCAAGAGTACGACCTAATCCATCAACTAACCAAACATTGGCATTAGATGTCAAATTGCTAAGTTTAAGTTGGACATTGCTGGCTGTGGTGACATTAAAGCGATAAAAATCAAATAGGTCTGTATCACCTACAAAGTCTGTGACTGTTTGAGAAACGTAGGGAATTATCGCCCCTAAATTCTGAACTTGGTCTACTACTTCTAAGGTTAAGTTATTACCTGTGGATGTTGGTGCAAAAGCTAGACTACTACTGATATCTATGCCTTCAATGCTGTTGAAGCTCTTGGTTGTGGCAGAACCATAAGTTAAAACTGTAAATTTATTACCAATGGTGGGTGTATAGGCACCGGTTAAATTCAGTTTGAGGATACCACCTATATCTGCTGCACCAGTAATTGCTAATTTATCAAAGGTGGTTGCACTGCTTAATTCTAGGTTGAGTGTTCCCGTACTGCTTTGGCTGTAGTCACCTATGATATTTAATGTACCAATGGTATTCCCAGGATTGACTTGACCACCAGTATTGTTAACATTACCTGTGATAGTTCCAACTCCTACTAAAGTTCCTCCTTGCAGGTTCAGAAAACTAGAAGAATCAAAAGTGAGACTACCACCACTGAGGCGAGTTGTTCCCGCAGTTTGGGTATAACTGCCAGTAAATCCTAACTTCCCTTTCTTAACATCAACTATGCCGATGTTGTTGAAGAGTCCACTAATATAGGACTGATCGGTGGTTGTACCGTTAGATTTGGTGAGAGTACCAGCATTATTGAAAGTGGATAAAGCATCAGAGGCATAAAAATCGGCATCGCTTTGGAGGTCAATAGTGCCAGTGCTGGTATTGTTCCAAGTTGCGCCATTTTGAGCATACAAATAGCCAGTTCCTGTCCAAACCGTTGCACCTGATGTTTCTAAGGTTGTTCCATCTAAGGTTTGATAGTTACTCAGGTTTAATGTGCCACTGACGGTCTTTTTGCCAGTACCGCTTAATGTACCTCCACTCCAGTTGAGTTTGTTGGAAATTGTTAAAGCACCTGCTCCTGTTAAAGTTCCTCCAATCAAGTTAACAGGGGCAGCCCAAGTAGAAGCAGCATTAACTGTAGTTGTCCCACTTTCAATATTAAAGTTTCCCGCACCAGTGACGCTGTTGCCTGTATTTAAATCGTAATTTCCATTACTAATTTTTAATGTAGCTCCAGTATCAATACTGAAAATACTGCTATTACTTCCCCCACCGTAAAGATTTAATGTCCCTGTCTTGACTTGGACTGTACCTGTGTTGTTGAAGATAAAACCTATATAGGATTCATCTGTGGTTGTACCATTGGATTTTGTGAAAGTACCAGCATTATTAAAAGTGGGTTGATTACCACTCCCCCAGTACAAATCTGCATCTCCTTGTAAGTCAATAGCTCCTGTGCTGGTATTGTTCCAAACTGCGTTGTTAGAACCGTACAAATAGCCATTACCTGTCCAAAACGTTGTACCTGATGTTTCTAAGGTTGTTCCATCTAAGTATTGATAGTCACTCAGGTTTAATGTGCCACTGACGGTCTTTTTGCCTGTGCCGCTTAATGTGCTATTACTCCAGTTGAGTTTGCTGGAAATTGTTAAAGCACCTGCTCCGGTGATGGTTCCACTAGCCAGATTTAAAACACCATTGTTACTAACGGTACTCGCGCCATTTAGGGTTAAGGTATAACCGTTAATATCGAGGGTTTGGATTCCTATAGTTGTACCAAGAGTTAAACCAGTCAGAGTTCTGTTGATATCTAAGAGAACAGTATAAGTGCCACCAATGGTGATTTGGGCAATATCCGCCGAACTTGGTATAGTGCCGGGAGTCCAATTGCTGGCAAGATTCCAGTTGCCGTTAGCAGCGTTTTTCCAAGAAAGAGTAGCCATTGAGTGAAGTCTCCTAAATGATTAAAGCAGTATATTTACGGTTGAAAAATTGGAGTAAAGCGTATTTATAGTTAGGGAATTTAAGAAAAATTACAGCAAAATTCAGAAGCCAAGCTTCCCAGAGCTTGAGCATAAGGAACTCAAAGGTTAGCATTGATAAACTCTTAAATGACCTTTATACTTGGATTTTTGGCTTCAATTTAGTAATTATTTTCTCTGAAATCTGCTGTAATATTGCTGATCTAGAATTTACTACTTTTATACGGACTTTCCTAGAAAAGTAACATTTATTTTACATTTCAGAGAAAGTCTTTTTATACCAATTTATTTATGCAATCAAGGTAAAAATATAATATTTGTTGCCTTTAAATACTGAGTACTTAAAAATTACACAACACTAGACTAAAATATCAAAAACTATCATTATTAACTATGCTGTCAGTCAGAGATGCAGAAGCTACTATTTTAAATTTGGTGCAAGGGTTAGATAAGCAGAAGGATATAGAATTTGTCGATTTATTAACGGCACATAATCGAATTTTGGCAACTTCTGTAAATAGTTATCTGGATTTTCCTCATTGGGATAATTCCGAAATGGATGGTTTTGCGGTGCGTTATGCAGATGTGCTGAAAGCAACTGCTGAAAAACCAACTGTTTTAGAAGTTGTGGAAGAAATTCCCGCTGGATATAAACCGCAAATTACTGTTAAACCAGGACAAGCGGCACGAATTTTTACGGGTGCGGTGATGCCAGATGGTGCGGATACTGTAGTTATGCAGGAAAAAACACACCGACAGGAAAACCGCGTTTTTATCTTTGCTGCACCCCAACCGCAAGAGTTTGTGAGACGCAAGGGAGATTTTTACAAAGCAGGAAGCGAACTTTTACCAGCGGGTATTCGCCTAAGTGCTACGGAAATTGCAGTTTTAGCTGCGGCAGGGCATGATCAAATCAGTGTTTTTCGTCGTCCTCGCGTGGTAATTTTTTCTAGTGGTAATGAGTTGGTGATGCCGGGAGAAGCGCTGCAAGCTGGACAAATAGTAGATTCTAATCAGTTTGCTTTGGCAACTTTGGTTAGGGAAGTGGGGGCTGAAGTGTTAGTTTTAGGAATTGTTAAAGATGATCCGACTGCGTTAAAAGAAATTATCGAGTATGCGATCGCTAATTCTGATATCGTTATTTCTTCTGGTGGCGTGTCTGTAGGCGATTATGACTATATAGAAAAGATTTTACAATCACTGGGCGCAAAAATCCATTTTCAGTCTGTGCAAATGCGTCCAGGTAAACCTCTGACTTTTGCAACTTTCCCCAATACTCTATACTTTGGTTTACCCGGAAATCCTGTGTCTGCGTTGGTGACTTGTTGGCGCTTTGTGCAACCGACGATTAAAAAACTAGCGGGACTTGCTCAAGGTTGGCAAGGGCAATTTTTGAAAGTGCGATCGCACTCCGAACTACAATCTAATGGCAAAATGGAAACTTATATCTGGGGTAAGTTACATTTAGTCAATGGCGTTTATGAATTTTATCAAGCCGGGGGTAATAATAGTTCTGGTAATTTAATTAATTTAGCCCAAACTAATGCTTTAGCTGTTTTACCAGTCGGGAAAACCTTAGTTTATCCACGGGAAGAAGTGCTAGTCTTGCAGGTGAGATAATTAGTAATAACTCAAGTTGTTAGCTATCTATAGGACTTACGCAAGATTGAACTCAAAACCTGATTCTTGCGTAGGGGTAATTCATGAATCACCCCTACTTCCATTCTGTTTTGCGTAAGTCCTGATCTAGTTTAGGCTGGTAATGGGTAATTGGTAATAAAACTTCTGTTTTCATCCTGTTCATCCTTTAATCCTGGACATCCTGATTCAGACAATGTGTCTAAATAAACCAAGAGTAGTTGATTTAATGCGATCGCCATCAAAAATTCTATCAGAAGTTTTTGCCACCTTACAATTAGCAGTTCCTTTGGGAGGCATTCAGCTTGCAGAGACGGCTGTTGGTTTTGTAAATACCGTCATGATGGGGTTTTTGGGCATTCAATCCCTGGCCGCTGGTGCTTTAGGTGTAATTACCTTTTATACCATAACTTTCATGTGTATGGGGGTTTTAGAAGGAGCCAGTCCCCTAGCAGCCGAAGCCTTTGGTGCCGGCAACACAAAGCGCATTCGCCAACTTTTAGCTCAAGGACTTTGGCTGGTACTTGCCCTCTCTTTACCAATGATGTTGCTAACGTGGCATCTGGACTATATTTTAATGCTATCGGGTCAACAAGAAAATACAGTAGCCCTAGCCAGTCATTATTTAAGAGCCATTGTTTGGGGTTTTCCAGCAGTGTTGGGGTTCTTCATCTTCAAGGAAGTAGCCACTGCCCTCAATCGCCCCCAACTAATTAGTGCGATCGCTCTGACTAGCATTCCCCTAAATATTACCATCAACTACCTTCTACTTTTTGGTAAGCTAGGTTTGCCATCTCTAGGATTAGCGGGAATTGGTTGGGCCAGTACATTTGTCTTGTGGGTAAATTGCCTAGCAGCAGCAGCCATACTTGGTTTCCATCCTTGGTTTAGAGAATACAAACTGTTTGCCTCCCTAAAGTTTGATAGAGAACTGTTTGCTAAACTTTGGGAAAACGGCTGGCCTATTGGTTTGCAATTCGCAGCCTCCATGTTGTTATTTACCCTGATTGCCTTGTTCAGTGGCTATATGGGAACAACACTACTGGCCGCAAATGAAATTGTCGTGCAAACTATAGAAGTCTCTCTAATTGTCCCAATAGCGACTTCTTACGCTGCCATGACGCGAGTTGGACAGATGCTTGGTCAAAATGACTTTATTGGTGCAAAAAGGTCAGGATTTGCAGCTATTACTATCGGTATTGCCGCAATGAGCATGATCACCATTGCTTTATGGCTATTTCCAGAGCAAATTGCCGGCATATATTTAGATGCAAGTCATCCAGATAACACAATAGCAATTAAATCTGCAATCCCCCTACTGAGAATTGCCGCACTTTTTTTAATAGCTTATGGACTTAATCTCATTGCTATGGGATTGTTGCAGGGAATTCAAGATATCCGCTTCCCTTTATTAATTAACATACTATTTCAGTGGTGTGTTGGCATAACAAGCGGCTACCTACTGTGCTTCTATCTCAATTGGGGAGGTATCGGCTTATGGTCAGGATTAACAATAGGAACTACACTAGCCACAGTGTTTTTAATCTATCGTTTTTACCTTTTAACTTCTGAGATTATCCAATCTAAAGAAAATGAGGAAGGGTGTAAATCCGCAGATGATGATCAAACTCCTGTATTGCAATCAGTTTCTTAAGAGACTTCCAATTAAAAAAATATCTTAATATTTCTTGTGGTGCGGGCCGAAAAGCCCGCTAATAATACAAGGACGGGCAAGATGCCTATCCCACAAGATTAGATCATCTTTTTTGTGTATT includes:
- a CDS encoding glycoside hydrolase family 9 protein, producing MATTSWKNAALTLTYNQLSAFSGLDNFWQVFDTAFGTQYNRSFAENLRLQWQAGDFSQLPQIEIVDSSILGGANGAYASSTNKIYLSNILIANATTATINAVLLEEIGHFIDAQINLTDSAGDEGAIFAELVQGYSLDIEILEALKAEDDHTTIAVNGQIIQVEQQNFTGTNGNDTITGTSGNDVIQGLRGNDTFYGGAGNDVFVFDFERYQNNYDVVMDFVQGQDKIDIKNLNISAWSTLQTLISNDGQNNALITTYYGGYASQLKLNGINSTQLQTTDFIFNTVNSNDTIDGDDYNGDRLFGGLGNDTLKGFRGEDILFGEQGNDRLEGGAENDILYGGAGNDTFVFDFDRYQRYQNNNDIVIDFVRGQDKVDITKLNIADWATLQILLSNDGQNNALIKTYADGLESKLQLNGINYTQLQATDFIFNTVNANDVIDGNDYHGDRLFGGLGNDTLRGWRGEDALFGEQGDDRLEGGADNDILYGGAGNDTAVYAGTRSQYQLSNSNGLYTITHLISNGDGIDKLYDIEKIQFSDQTITLIDTALPVINLALSPSIVSENGSANLVYTFTRTGSTASVLTVNYKVGGTATLNTDYNQNGAANFTTTTGTINFAAGASSATLSLDPIPDTIVESDETIILTLFSGNGYAIANTTPVIGTISSNINNNVGFNYSEALEKSILFYEAQRSGNLNEATNRVPWRGDSALNDGADVGVDLTGGYYDAGDHVKFGFPMASSMTMLSWGAVQYRNAYQQSGQLDEIMDAIKWGTDYILKAHVTNGNITTGFWGQVGLGDSDHAFWGPPEKMTMARPAFKIDATKPGSDLAGEAAAALASASIIFRSTNVTYADRLLQNAIQLFAFAETYKGKYSDSITDAAKFYNSYGYNDELIWAATWLYKATKAAGNANTTYLSKAENYSTNLNLGTWTQTWDDKSYGAMVLLAQESTNIRYRTEVEKWLGFWTNKNGTGVTYTPGGLAWLNQWGSLRYAANTAFVAGVYADTVNDPNKLYSTFAESQIDYILGDNPNQRSYMVGFGNNSPQNPHHRGSHGSLTNNINDPVVNRNVLYGAMVGGPNQANDNSYSDDRTNYVTNEVALDYNAGLTGAIARIYGLNGQPLNTNITLAVTPTSVTEDGTSNLVYTFTRTGSTTNSLTVNYSIAGTANSSDYTGATPGTGKTIIFAAGSSTTTLTINPTADTTVEANETVALTLATGTGYTVGTTTAVTGNVTNDDVAPSVTINLSANQAIVEGRTSPQNAAYTVTLSNTSTQTITVNYATSNGTATAGSDYTNTTGTLTFNPGVKTQIINIPILNNSLNEANETFTLTLSSPGNASLGTVKQVTTTITDTLTASVTTILPTNVENLTLTGTANINGTGNAGNNVIKGNGGNNILTGGVGKDTLFGGVGTDRFSYKTLTNSLLNNFDIITDFNATTGNDLFLVTNTRSGFTTAGTVATLDAAGISTKLTTANFSANFAAKFSFGTRTFVAINDATAGFNAAADAIIEVTGLTGTLGINNFVTV